Proteins from a genomic interval of Daphnia pulex isolate KAP4 chromosome 4, ASM2113471v1:
- the LOC124193268 gene encoding uncharacterized protein DDB_G0271670-like, protein MMATSSCDGSVMHSWKDLVKVNGSFYCNLSSAETELEPPSPPPSPPPSPPPSPPLTQTFSAAELATFHHHHTNWMTKNEPIYVNSHSNLHLSNGSNRTILRIGDQIIRQPSPVDVESSDFSTSSGASCHTIKLVIGEPLSLDTSEYVSWDGSQTEAQSAASADDDEEEEDEEEDSGSDEVHLPDDCRPLLPPTSPLRPHSAVDDELTHSCCRFFDQRQQKLSSSFVSTTWNPAITPEAATLDAAESAVKSPVPGLNAKMEHLRMEIVSLVNQDDALFRQLLALNTSIHQLRSQSLQRRARTLSSNRSRSQLSPTLSASLASLTSLTSLSDGEDAEVEGDDSEPDPKNVIIGAGQSVTQRQTITVVGQAASNNNKPVAPQQQTQLTRKRVSYPPKSRNRSNSQLSRCSFNSSSSSSSSSSSSTSSSSGGSPTWSLSSADAKAIVKGVKTPRSPHSSFYSRSPTKNPQLSTNNKQRSSANNKHADLLMVFHKRQGSYDSGCQGSEPSDAEVFV, encoded by the exons ATGATGGCGACCAGCAGTTGTGACGGCAGTGTCATGCATTCATGGAAGGATTTAGTGAAAGTGAATGGCAGTTTTTACTGCAACTTGTCAAGTGCCGAAACCGAATTAGAACCACCGTCGCCCCCACCGTCGCCACCACCGTCGCCACCGCCATCGCCCCCATTAACACAAACATTTAGCGCAGCAGAGCTGGCCACGTTTCATCACCACCATACCAACTGGATGACTAAGAATGAACCGATTTACGTCAACAGTCATTCCAACCTTCACTTGTCTAACGGCAGCAATCGAACCATTTTGCGCATTGGCGACCAAATAATCCGCCAACCGTCGCCGGTCGATGTGGAATCGTCCGATTTTTCCACTTCATCCGGAGCATCTTGTCACACCATCAAATTGGTGATTGGCGAGCCGTTGAGTTTGGACACGTCCGAGTATGTCTCGTGGGACGGAAGCCAAACTGAGGCCCAGTCAGCAGCCAGTgctgacgacgacgaagaagaagaagatgaagaagaagatagcgGATCGGATGAAGTTCATCTTCCGGACGATTGCCGGCCACTTCTTCCGCCAACGTCGCCCCTTCGACCACACTCGGCCGTCGACGACGAATTGACTCATTCCTGCTGCCGGTTCTTTGACCAGCGTCAACAGAaactttcctcctcttttgtcTCCACTACGTGGAACCCGGCGATCACGCCGGAAGCTGCCACTTTGGATGCCGCTGAATCGGCCGTCAAATCCCCAGTCCCCGGGCTCAACGCCAAGATGGAGCACCTGCGCATGGAAATC GTGTCTTTGGTGAACCAAGACGACGCTCTGTTCCGTCAACTGCTGGCGCTCAACACTTCGATCCACCAACTGCGGAGCCAGTCGCTGCAGCGTCGGGCTCGGACCTTGTCCAGCAACCGCTCGCGGAGTCAACTCTCCCCGACGCTGAGTGCCTCTCTGGCCTCTCTGACCTCGCTGACGTCCTTGTCAGATGGAGAGGACGCTGAAGTGGAAGGCGATGACAGCGAACCGGACCCGAAAAATGTTATCATCGGAGCTGGACAGTCGGTGACGCAACGTCAAACCATCACCGTCGTCGGCCAGGCTgcatcaaacaacaacaaaccggTTGCTCCGCAACAACAAACGCAGCTGACTCGAAAACGGGTGTCTTATCCACCGAAATCACGGAACAGGAGCAACTCGCAGCTTTCCCGCTGCTCGTTCAACtcgtcatcttcatcctcgtcgtcgtcgtcatcatcgacTTCATCCTCCTCGGGCGGATCGCCGACCTGGTCCTTGTCCAGCGCCGACGCCAAGGCGATTGTCAAGGGCGTCAAAACGCCCCGCTCGCCGCACTCGAGCTTTTATTCGCGATCGCCGACCAAGAATCCGCAGCTGTCGACTAATAACAAGCAACGGTCGTCGGCCAACAATAAGCACGCCGACCTCCTGATGGTGTTCCACAAGCGCCAGGGCTCCTACGATTCCGGCTGTCAAGGCTCGGAGCCGTCGGACGCTGAAGTCTTTGTCTGA
- the LOC124193269 gene encoding adenine DNA glycosylase-like, with amino-acid sequence MKRLRSQVKSCLKTETVEIENSETLRNHHHALLEEEIRNLREKLINWYDINKRDLQWRDLAKHIDPNIRGYSVLVSEIMLQQTQVATVKSYYSKWIEKWPDLTALSKATLEEVNTLWSGLGYYSRGKRLHEAACKVVHEMDGTMPQKAEQLQKQLPGVGPYTAAAIGSIAFNERVGLVDGNVIRVITRLCSIGADTSKKSVVDVIWKLSNEMVDPERPGDFNQGMMELGATVCTPKSPLCQSCPISLMCRAYKRSNQKEAAGPTDIEDVPDCLLCLPIDQPWIVKDGVTNYPRKAKKTAAKIARNIVLIVERPTNESDSNEYLLWQRPVNGLLANLWEFPSFPSHQWSDDLDESSELTAALDQSKGLLTGRTIERCQYVADVFHQFSHISQTYGLYRVAVRACENAKDNVVSLPDHYQGFRWLNARQIAGAAISTAMKKVFRAFTQNVDGSGSSSSLKRKTKSKETGTVSKKQMTLQSYFKNSQTE; translated from the exons ATGAAACGACTTCGTTCTCAAGTAAAATCCTGTCTTAAAACTGAAACCgtggaaatagaaaattccGAAACTTTAAGAAATCACCATCATGCTTTATTAgaggaagaaataagaaacctGAGAGAAAAACTAATCAACTGGTACGATATTAACAAGCGAGATCTTCAATGGAGAGATTTAGCTAAGCATATAGATCCTAACATCAGAGGCTATTCAG TGTTGGTCTCGGAAATCATGCTTCAGCAAACCCAAGTAGCCACAGTCAAGTCTTACTACTCAAAGTGGATTGAAAAGTGGCCAGATCTTACAGCTTTATCTAAAGCAACTTTGGAAGAAGTGAATACTCTATGGTCAGGGTTGGGTTACTATTCCAGAGGAAAGCGTCTTCATGAAGCAGCATGCAAA GTTGTTCACGAGATGGATGGTACAATGCCTCAGAAAGCTGAACAGTTGCAAAAACAGTTACCGGGTGTTGGACCATACACAGCTGCTGCAATTGG GTCTATAGCTTTCAACGAACGTGTGGGCTTAGTTGATGGAAATGTTATAAGGGTGATTACT AGGTTGTGTTCAATTGGTGCAGACACCAGTAAAAAG AGTGTGGTTGATGTCATATGGAAGTTGTCTAATGAAATGGTGGATCCGGAAAGACCTGGAGATTTCAACCAAGGCATGATGGAGTTGGGGGCGACCGTATGCACTCCAAAGTCTCCTCTTTGTCAGTCTTGCCCTATTAGTTTAATGTGCCGTGCCTACAAGAgatcaaaccaaaaagaagcAGCAGGTCCCACAGACATCGAAGATG TTCCTGATTGCTTATTGTGTCTGCCGATCGACCAGCCTTGGATTGTgaa GGATGGGGTGACCAATTATCCTCGGAAAGCCAAGAAAACAGCAGCCAAAATCGCCCGAAATATCGTCTTGATTGTTGAGCGCCCAACAAATGAATCAGATAGTAATGAGTATTTACTGTGGCAAAGACCAGTCAACG GTTTACTCGCCAACCTGTGGGAGTTTCCCAGTTTTCCCTCCCATCAGTGGAGCGATGACTTGGACGAGAGCAGCGAACTGACTGCAGCGCTGGACCAATCGAAAGGACTGCTGACCGGGCGGACCATCGAACGCTGCCAGTACGTGGCAGATGTTTTCCATCAATTTTCTCACATATCCCAAACGTACGGTCTCTACCGTGTTGCGGTCAGAGCGTGTGAAAACGCCAAAGACAATGTCGTATCCTTGCCTGACCACTACCAAGGCTTCAGGTGGCTGAACGCCCGTCAGATTGCCGGAGCAGCCATCTCCACCGCTATGAAAAAAGTCTTCCGCGCCTTCACCCAGAACGTGGACGGTAGTGGCAGCAGCTCGTCGTTGAAGcggaaaacgaaatcaaaggaGACCGGAACCGTCTCCAAGAAACAGATGACGTTGCAGTCGTACTTCAAGAACAGTCAGACCGAATAG
- the LOC124191933 gene encoding DNA-binding protein SMUBP-2-like, with protein sequence MQYNSIEDFVIQQLELLNLERDAEIAESRRLQENISAKQLQEKGVCILNLVVQGIRSGLYGRTIITFGCKLAGKELPSSNLSSGDIVGIFPNSSASQLEKDQICSGIVSCLKSSTIEIALDTDCDNVDLNDNDCYKLLQLANSVTYRRLKVGLNSLKNYQGPAASLINTLFGGQLFSSASLSLPPVLLGYDNDLVWFNKNLDHSQKEAVEFALKQREVAVVHGPPGTGKTTTVVEIILQTVKAGGRVLACAPSNVAVDNMLEKLVANSSVKAIRLGHPTRMQEAIQNRSLDAVLSNSEARSIVNDVRRDLDAQLKQITKTKKRGPIFSEIKNLRKELRERETKAVKEVLSHANVILTTLTSATQEGPLKHLPPDHFDYVVIDECSQSTESACWLALTRAPRVLLAGDHFQLPPTIISPEAERKGLGLTLMERIINRKEDGNLCVRMLTTQYRMHRDIMQWASNQLYHGKLVAHPSVASHLLMELPGVEENEDTGIPLLLIDTAGSDFHESAASEEGSKANSGEASLVVLHVQRLIDSGVPARDIAVVTPYNLQVELLRQMLSGKYPQLEIRSVDGFQGREKEAIILSLVRSNSTGQVGFVADVRRLNVACTRARRHLCLVTDSSTTSRAASGLVEYMEQHGEVRSAHQYLQEMDNVVVPEIGNRKPGVTAKLHKPVAPSKPTQDNSQSKQEKEEIATRINAMLMEWSSSAECISGSIKEFPSTMTAYERLVIHQWAEERGFHHQSVGENHNRRIQVKKLIVSAASQPEVKDSPPQSVVEATILENDIIGEALSDRTEKINLNPDETSLKQKKKKKKQNSTLAMENSVAPPKDKPVKSLASPNLPLASESVDNNIKCDDCKKSVPKQNLALHRLRCTGSGPTEQAVKPKQKPVVKPLPVLQTDRAKDSKVDKKADDIDGILSEFRQLDNVCNYATCKTGISLMGQHCNLCNRRFCLSHHLPEIHGCGDAIRRQARNVTLKQGFVAPGSLLVKPKAVDASKRAHLQRKLDSKLEDMSTQRTGKKEEKKKKK encoded by the exons ATGCAGTATAACAGTATTGAAGATTTTGTGATACAGCAGCTTGAATTACTGAACCTTGAAAGAGATGCAGAAATTGCCGAAAGTCGAAGGcttcaagaaaatatttctgctaAACAGCTCCAAGAAAAAGGGGTTTGCATATTAAATTTAGTTGTTCAGGGAATAAGATCTGGTCTTTATGGTAGAACAATCATAACATTTGGTTGCAAGTTGGCTGGTAAAGAATTACCATCGTCGAATTTAAGTTcag GAGATATTGTTGGAATATTTCCCAACTCCAGTGCTTCCCAGCTGGAAAAGGATCAGATTTGTTCTGGAATTGTCAGCTGTTTAAAATCTTCAACTATTGAAATTGCCCTAGACACAGACTGTGATAATGTTGACTTAAACGACAATGACTGCTACAAGTTGTTACAGTTGGCCAACAGTGTGACCTACAGGAGGCTCAAAGT GGGATTgaacagtttaaaaaattaccaaggCCCTGCTGCCTCTCTCATCAATACGCTGTTTGGCGGACAGTTATTTTCATCTGCATCATTATCCTTACCACCAGTCCTTTTAGGATATGATAATGATCTTGTTTGGTTCAACAAGAACCTAGATCATTCTCAAAAAGAAGCTGTTGAATTTGCGTTGAAGCAGCGAGAAGTAGCAGTTGTTCACGGTCCTCCAGGGACAG GTAAAACTACAACTGTTGTAGAAATTATTCTCCAAACAGTCAAAGCAGGTGGTCGAGTTCTTGCTTGCGCGCCTTCTAATGTTGCCGTAGATAACATGCTGGAGAAACTCGTAGCGAATTCGTCCGTGAAAGCTATTCGTTTGGGTCATCCAACTAGGATGCAAGAAGCCATCCAGAATCGTTCACTAGATGCTGTTCTTTCAAACAGTGAAGCTCGTTCTATCGTCAACGACGTCCGTAGAGATCTTGATGCCCAActgaaacaaataacaaaaaccaagaa acgAGGACCCATTTTCAGCGAAATTAAGAATCTAAGGAAAGAACTGCGGGAACGTGAAACAAAAGCCGTAAAGGAAGTTCTCTCCCATGCAAATGTCATTTTGACGACATTGACTAGCGCTACGCAGGAAGGACCTCTAAAGCACTTGCCACCGGATCATTTTGATTACGTGGTAATCGACGAGTGTTCACAG TCGACAGAATCAGCCTGCTGGCTTGCTTTGACCCGTGCACCGAGAGTCCTATTAGCTGGAGATCACTTTCAACTTCCACCAACCATCATATCGCCCGAAGCTGAGCGTAAAGGTCTCGGCCTCACACTAATGGAACGAATCATCAACCGCAAAGAGGACGGCAATTTGTGCGTCCGTATGTTGACGACCCAATACCGTATGCATCGCGATATCATGCAGTGGGCATCGAATCAGCTTTACCACGGAAAACTGGTAGCCCATCCTTCAGTAGCGAGCCATTTACTCATGGAGTTACCCGGCGTCGAGGAGAACGAAGACACAG gaattccTCTCCTACTAATCGATACGGCTGGCTCTGATTTTCATGAGTCGGCCGCATCGGAAGAAGGGTCCAAAGCCAACAGTGGTGAAGCGTCTCTCGTTGTATTGCATGTCCAACGATTAATTGATTCTGGTGTGCCAGCTCGAGATATCGCCGTCGTTACACCATACAATCTTCAG GTGGAGTTGCTGAGACAAATGTTAAGCGGCAAATACCCCCAATTGGAAATTCGCAGCGTAGATGGCTTCCAGGGGCG ggaAAAAGAGGCAATCATTCTTTCACTGGTACGATCCAACTCGACGGGTCAAGTTGGTTTTGTAGCTGATGTTCGCCGACTTAATGTGGCCTGTACCCGCGCCCGACGGCATCTTTGCCTAGTTACAGATTCCAGCACCACGAGCCGTGCTGCAAGCGGACTCGTCGAATACATGGAGCAACATGGGGAAGTTCGTTCGGCACATCAATACTTACAAGAGATGGATAATGTTGTGGTTCCTGAAATTGGTAATCGCAAGCCTGGAGTAACAGCCAAATTGCACAAACCCGTTGCTCCATCCAAACCCACACAAGATAATAGCCAGtcaaaacaagagaaagaagaaatagccACTCGAATCAACGCCATGTTGATGGAATGGTCTTCCAGTGCCGAATGTATATCTGGTAGCATCAAAGAATTTCCATCAACAATGACCGCCTATGAGCGACTAGTTATTCATCAATGGGCAGAAGAGCGTGGTTTTCACCATCAAAGTGTGGGAGAGAATCATAACCGTCGCATCCAAGTTAAAAAACTTATTGTGTCAGCAGCTTCGCAACCTGAGGTAAAAGACAGTCCGCCTCAATCTGTAGTTGAGGCTACGATCCTTGAAAATGACATCATTGGTGAAGCCTTGTCAGATCGAACCGAGAAGATAAACTTGAATCCGGATGAAACTTCTttgaagcagaaaaaaaagaaaaaaaagcagaattCAACTTTAGCAATGGAAAACTCAGTTGCGCCACCCAAGGATAAACCTGTAAAATCTTTGGCCTCACCTAACCTCCCGTTGGCCAGCGAGTCGGTcgacaacaacatcaaatgcGATGATTGCAAAAAATCAGtaccaaaacaaaatctagCACTTCATCGATTACGGTGCACTGGTTCCGGTCCAACAGAACAAGCAGTAAAACCAAAACAGAAGCCGGTGGTTAAACCGTTGCCGGTACTACAAACCGATCGGGCCAAAGACTCGAAAGTAGACAAGAAAGCAGATGACATTGATGGTATCTTGTCGGAATTTCGGCAATTGGATAACGTCTGTAATTATGCTACTTGTAAGACGGGCATTTCGTTAATGGGTCAACATTGTAATCTTTGCAATCGTCGCTTTTGTCTTTCACACCATCTTCCTGAAATCCATGGATGCGGAGATGCTATTCGACGCCAGGCACGTAATGTTACACTTAAACAGGGCTTTGTTGCACCTGGATCGTTACTTGTTAAACCTAAAGCAGTCGATGCCTCAAAACGTGCTCATCTTCAACGTAAATTAGACAGTAAACTAGAAGACATGTCAACTCAACgaacggggaaaaaagaggaaaagaaaaagaaaaaatag
- the LOC124191934 gene encoding alkaline phosphatase-like — translation MLLFLLFILSVLGNAASKTKPSTTEFEPPQILKEDQDFWYAQGKEDLLRALNRQLNLNTAKNVIFFLGDGMGVSTVTAARIHAGQKLGQTGEEHYLSFEKFPNLGLLKTYNVDKQVADSAGTATAYLTGVKGRYGTLGLDVSAPYNICRSDLGTKPHVQSVIKWAQDAGKATGFVTTTRVTHATPAGLYAHSANRDWECDSQVPLANRHECKDIARQLIEDEPGRNINIILGGGRQVFEAANDNGTAKWPCKRGDNLDLIEAWKADKKKREKSHLFLENRDGLLNANLDDTDFILGLFAMNHIPYELDRTEDPKIGEMAPGIEDMTEKAIHFLQKKSDKGFFLLVEGGRIDHAHHKNNALLALEEAVAMNRAVSIAERLTDNKDTLILVTADHSHTFNINGYPVRGNKITGVSGVGDNGYNYTTLSYSSGPGFWNNVNNQTTDPSKPWLDASTLDIHNKTYRQLSQIPADDAFHGGEDVAVYATGPMSHLFHGVHEQSYVAHVVGHAACMGPYSTACEVPKPEAQSGGIATTISHVLTLLMVLISTMILKYY, via the exons ATGCTTCTTTTCTTGCTCTTCATTTTAAGTGTTCTCGGGAACGCGGCATCGAAGACCAAACCATCGACAACTGAGTTTGAACCTCcacaaatattaaaagaag ACCAGGACTTTTGGTATGCTCAGGGCAAAGAAGATTTACTGCGTGCCCTGAATCGGCAACTTAATCTCAATACGGCCAAAAACGTCATCTTTTTCCTTGGTGACGGAATGGGAGTATCGACAGTGACGGCAGCTCGTATACATGCCGGACAAAAGCTTGGACAGACTGGCGAGGAGCATTActtatcttttgaaaaattccctaaTCTCGGACTCCTTAAG ACCTACAACGTAGATAAACAAGTAGCTGATTCGGCCGGTACAGCCACG GCTTATCTGACTGGAGTGAAAGGACGTTACGGCACCCTCGGTTTGGACGTCTCGGCACCATACAACATCTGTCGATCCGATCTCGGCACAAAGCCGCATGTTCAAAGCGTCATTAAGTGGGCCCAAGATGCGGGAAAAGCCACTG GTTtcgtgacgacgacgagagtAACACACGCCACTCCTGCTGGACTTTACGCCCACTCCGCTAACCGTGATTGGGAGTGCGATTCACAAGTCCCGCTCGCTAATCGCCACGAGTGCAAAGACATTGCTCGACAGCTAATTGAAGATGAGCCTGGCCGCAATATCAAT ATTATTCTGGGTGGAGGACGACAAGTTTTCGAGGCCGCCAATGATAACGGAACGGCTAAATGGCCGTGCAAACGGGGTGATAACTTGGACTTGATTGAAGCGTGGAAAGCCGACAAGAAGAAACGCGAAAAATCGCATCTCTTTTTAGAAAACCGCGATGGTCTTCTAAATGCCAATCTCGACGATACAGACTTTATTCTAG GCTTGTTCGCGATGAATCACATACCCTACGAGCTCGATAGAACAGAAGATCCCAAAATCGGTGAAATGGCGCCCGGAATCGAAGATATGACAGAAAAGGCTATTCACTTCCTGCAGAAAAAGAGCGACAAgggtttcttccttttggtgGAAGGCGGCCGCATCGATCACGCTCATCACAAGAATAATGCCTTACTAGCGCTGGAAGAAGCGGTAGCCATGAATCGCGCTGTGTCTATCGCCGAACGACTCACCGATAACAAGGACACGCTCATACTGGTCACTGCCGATCATTCGCACACTTTCAACATTAACGGTTATCCAGTTAGGGGGAACAAAATAACTG gtgTTTCTGGTGTCGGCGACAATGGCTACAATTACACAACATTGAGCTATTCATCTGGTCCCGGGTTCTGGAACAACGTGAACAATCAAACGACTGATCCATCGAAACCATGGCTGGACGCAAGTACTTTGGATATTCACAACAAGACCTACAGACAATTGTCACAAATTCCAGCTGACGACGCTTTCCACGGAGGCGAGGATGTCGCTGTTTACGCAACAG GTCCCATGTCGCATTTATTTCACGGAGTCCACGAACAAAGTTACGTAGCTCATGTCGTCGGACATGCCGCCTGCATGGGACCATACTCGACGGCTTGCGAAGTTCCTAAACCAGAGGCACAAAGCGGTGGGATTGCAACTACTATATCGCACGTGCTGACCTTACTCATGGTTTTAATAAGCAcgatgattttaaaatactacTAG